ATCTATGAGCTTGAAGTCGGGACTCTTGGCGGGGTTCCAGGACCGGAAGCATACGGAGAGAACAAAGACGATCAGCTCTTTGGCTACCCAGGCCGCTCATGGGGCTTCGGTGAATTTACCTTCCGCAAGGTGAATGGCCATCCCCAGGCTGTTTTCCGTTTGATCGATGAGAACGGGAAGGAATTGGAAACCATATCACTGGAGAAATAAAATCGTCTTCAACGAGCACTCCGATCAAGCCTTTGCATCGAAGTCTCGGTCAATTGCATCAAGCAACTGCTTGCTGACTTCATTCGGGCTACGACGCTTCGCGTCTTCCAGTGGTGGCGTTCGACTTTAGGGTCGTCGTCACCGAGACGGCCCGGATGAGTAAACCGCAAACAAAAGCATCGAGCCCGTCGCCACCTCAAGAAATGGTCAACCCCACCGCACCGACGGGTGCTGGTGGACGATTACAGATTCGTTGGCGAAACATTTCCCGATAGCAACCAATCTCTCGCTACTTTATCGTCACGGCAACCGCGTATCCGTTTGGACCGGTGGCAACACTGCCGAAATCGATTTCCAGCGCCTCGGCGTTCTGCGTCCACGGTAGATTCTGATTTCCATCGAGCAATCGTACTTGGCTCACCTGGCCTGCGGATTCGTTCAAGGCGTGGATCTGCACGCGACCTTCGGCCGGGGCCAATGACATCGCGTAAACCGTGTCGTCCTTGGCGCTGAACCAGAACTCGGTGGAAAGGGATGAGTCACTCTGTACCTTGCTGACTCCTTCGCTAAAGATAGTCCAACGCGTCGTCCCAAAGATAGCCTCTGAGTTGGTTTTCACCCAGTCCCCCATCTCCTGGAAATTCTTCACGCACGGTTCCTGCACGCGTCCCTCGCCGTCCGGTCCAATATTGAGCAGGTAGTTGCCGCCCTTGGAGACGATGTCAACGAAATTGCGAAGCAATTGATTGGAACTTCTCCAATTGTTGTCATGGGCTTTGTAACCCCAGGAGTGATTCCCGGTACCACAGGTTTCGAAGTGTTTTGCAGCCAAGTCGCTTCCGTCCGGTGTCTTGTTGTCGCCAGCGTCGACGTAGTCGCCAAAATCGTAGCCAATGCGACGGTTAACGATGATGTTAGGATTGAGATCGTAGATCATTTTGTAGAAACGGAAGGCCTGATCTTCGGTGATCAAGTCCTCGCCGTCGAACCAAATCAAGCTCAATTCCGGCATCAGCTTGATCAGTTCTTCGACCTGCGGATAGGCTTTGTTTTGTAGGTAGTCTTTATAGGGGTTGGGGCTGGGGTCCCATAGGTTTTTGCCGTTTGGCCGGGTGGGAACCCCCAAGGCGTCGCGGTTTTTTTTGACGTTGGTGTAGTTGGCGTCCGCGCCATCGGCCCAGTCACGACCATGCGAGTAATACACGCCAAAGTCCAGTCCTTCCGCGCGACAGGCATCGTATAGCTCTTTGATCAGATCTCCGTCATAGGGGCAAGCATCAACGACATCAAAATCAGAACAAGTTGAATCAAACAGCGCGAATCCGTCGTGATGCTTGGCAGTGATCACGACGTACTTCATTCCCGTATCCTTGGCAAGCTTAGCGACGTTTTCGGCGAAAGACTTATCGGGATTGAACCGTTTGGCGAATTCTCGATACTCGGCGCGGGAAATGTTAAACGTGAACATCAGCCATTCTGCCACGCGCGGGCCTGCGATTCTTGACTGTTCGATCCTGGTTCCCTTCCAGCTGCCGCCCGCAACGGAATAGGCACCCCAGTGAATGAACATGCCAAAGCGATTCTGTTTGTGACGGGCAAGGGCTGCTTGCTTTTCCGCCGAGAGATGCATTTTAAGCCAGGGCTCGTAGTACTTGTTCGAGCTGGTGTGGATACGGCTCTTTTCATAGGCCTCGGAAGCGAGGCGAACCGTCGTGGGCCCCAGTTCCGACTGAACCAAAAGGTGATGTGTGCCAGATTTTAGATCAATTGCCTTGGTCGTTTGCCATACGATTCCATCTTCGATCATGTAAACTTTCTTCAGCGAATCGCTAAACGAATTGCCGTCCACCGTCACGCGGACTTTCGCATCGCCGTCAGCGTTGGAAACCGGGCCGATCAGTTGAACCACATAGCGACCGGGGATCGTCAAGTCAAAGTCCCAGCGATAATGCGATCCCTCCACCTTTCCTTCGGAGGCGTCCATGACCACACAGCTGTTGACTCGCTGTGTGGGGACTGCATTTGGAACGGCTGCGGTAGCATGAAACAAGGGCAGGGCACATGCTCCGCACAAAAGGAATAGGTATCTTGTTCTTTCTCTCAAACTTTTTTCAATCATTGGTTTCATTCGCTTGTAGGATTATTTGATGGAGTCTTTCCATGCTTGGTACTTTGCGAGCAGAGTGTTGAATCGCTCGGGTTCAGCCTGGGATAGGTCGGTGATTTCTGTCTCCTCTTTATTAAGATTATACAGACTCCAATTTTTCCCGTCCTCGGTCACCAGTTTCCAACCGTCATCGATGATGAACGACTGTCCGCCTCGGTTCATATAGATTGTGTCTTGGTGTTCGATCGGCTGGTCATCGATCACGTCGGCAAAGCTGGCTCCGAGGATTTCCCGCCCAGAGACTCCATTGAATGTTTCTGGATATTCCGCGTCTGAAATTTCCAAAAAGGTTGGCATGACGTTGGAAACGTGTGCGAATTTATCCGTGAAACGACCCGGATTCTTAATTCTATTGGGCCAATGAAGAATCATGGGAGTTCGTGAACCGCCATTGTAGGCGCTCAATTTGCTCATGCGGTGCGGCGTGTTGGCAACGTTGCTCCAGCTACTGCCTATCGACAAGTACGTACCGACCTCGCCTGCGTTTTCGGGAACCTTCCGCGTGCCTACTTTTTCAGCGCCATTATCCGAGCAGAACAGAATCAGTGTTTTGTCAAAGACGCCCATCGATTTGAGTTTATCCAGGACATCTCCGATTCTCTGATCGACACGGTCAATCATCGCGGCATGGATCTCCATCAGGGCTGCCTGATCCGATCGCTCTTTGGCATTCATTGCTGACCAGTCCGCGTGCGTTGCCGGTGAGAGCGGGCATTGTTCCGGGTCAACCAGTCCCATGTCCACCTGCTTTTGATACCGAGCCTGACGAATAGCCTGGTAACCAACATCGTAGGTCCCTTTGTATTTGGCAATATCTTTTGGCCAAGCCTGCAGTGGATAGTGCGGGGCGGTGTAGGCTAGATACAGAAAGAAGGGGGTCCCGGTTTCTTCCCTTTTCCATTGGTCTAAATACTCGAGCCCCTTGCTAGTAAAGGCATCGGTCGAATAAAAGCCTTGGGGGAAATAATGCTGATACTTCGGGTCTGTGGTTTCGAAGGTCAGTTCTTCATCGCACCAGTAGCGTATCTTACCTTCCTTGCTGCCGGGAACGGGTTCGCCTTCTCGCTGTAATCCGGGGTTGAAATGGTTCGACATTCCATCCCGCAGCCCGTAATAGCGGTCGAAGCCACGATCAACGAGATTGATCGTGGAGTGATTTTTCCCAGAGGCATAAGTGTGATATTCGACCTGCTTCAACACATGCCCCAACGTCGGATTGTTGTAGGTACGTTGCGATGCTCCGACGTTGGAACGTCCCATCAACAGGCTGACCCGAGTCGCTCCACACTTGGCATTATTGAAGAAGCGACGGAATCGCACACCGCCTTTCGCCAAGGAGTCAATGTTGGGCGTTTCGATTTCCCCTCCGTAGCATCCGATATCCGACCATCCCATATCATCCACCATGATCAGTAGGATGTTCGGTTTTTCTGGTTGTGCCCCGGACACTGCTGTAACCGAAACAGACACGATCACACAAACGCACAATCGTAGTAATGTTTTCATCTCATTCTTTTCATGTATCGGCAACGGTACCGTGGAGGGGCTTCGTTAGGAGTGTGTACCTATCATCTCTTGTGCTTCAACCAGATTTGTTTTTGAAGTTAGCCGTTTGGGCTGTTAGCCACGGTTCTGTTGAAAAAACGGAGCCAACGTCCAAACGGCTAATGTTGTCAACTAAAGTGCTTCTCCCCCCTCCAAAGGGCACTAGTTCGCAGGGATCGCCTGATTCGAATAGGCCCCGTTTTGTCCAACCTCTGGATAGCTGACCAAGAAATTGTTTTCGTCAACCAAGTTCAGATAATAGTGCGTCGTCCCGGCCGGCAGTTCGACGGATGCCGTCGTACTGTCCTTCAACGTGGCCGTCGTCCGAAACCATTCCTCATGCGTTTTGCCGCCGTTGAGCGTATAGAGCAGATCCGCCCGCACCACTTTGGCACCGTTTTCAGTAAAGACGAATTCGACCGAATTCCCGGTAGCTTTATGAGAATTGACGGTGCATACCGAAGACTGTCCGGGCATCGTCTTATTCGAGGGGTTATAGTACGGATAGCTCGCGTCCATCTCGGTCAGTATTTCGGTTAGCCGAGCATTCATTGCGGCCGCCTTTTCCGGCATCTTCGCGGCTAGGTTATTGGCCTCTTCAATATCCACCCGCACTCGTTTTCCATTTTCGGTTCGATAGAGCTGGAAAACTTCGAGTTCAGGTGTCCCATCGTTGTTCACGTGGTCATAGTTTCGGATTAACTTATAATCGCCGACAATCAATGTGCTTTCCAAACTATTGCCATGCGGGAAATGCCACATCGTTGTGTCACGCACCGAACCATTGGTATCTTTAACCATCGTCGGGTCTTTGGGGTCACCCAACAGGAGTGGTGCCAGGTCGCAGCCATCAAGATTCTTGCCCTCCGGCCGTTGCGAACCTGTCAACGAAAGAATGGTCGGATAGAAATCAAGGCCGTTCACCCGTACATCGGATTGCACGCCTGCCGAAATGCCAGGGCCGACGATCATCATTGGCACGCGGGTACCACCCTCTTTCGCAGAGGATTTCCCTCGATCCAAGGGTGTATTGTCCGTGTAGCCTTTCACGCCTCCGTTATCGGAGGCAAAGATGATGTAGGTATTTTCGCTCAGCATATGACCCGGCCACCGCGGATCCTCGGTGGTTTCCAAATATTGGAAAACCTGCCCGACATAATAATCGAGAGACTCAACCATCGCCCCGTAGAAGGGATTCTTCTGCCCTATCATGCTCTTGTCGTTCTGTGGCTGTGGTTCTACACCCATTCGCTCGGCATACTTCTTCAGCAAGGCCTCATTGCGTGTAACAATCGGTGAGTGGACCAACCAGGTGCAGTAGTAGAGGAAAAAGGGTTTATCCTTATTTTCGCGTAGAAACGTTAAGGCATCCTCATTATTTTGGTGGTAAGGAAAACCGTTCGCGTCCAGGCGATAGGGATCATCCTTCGCCGTCGTGGCAAAACCGCTGAGACGGTTGTCCATGCCTCGCGAGCTGTGTGCACCTCGAGTCGAACGAGTGTAATCGAATCCCACATCCGCTGGCTGTGGGAAAGCAGAATGATTGATTGCAATGTGCCATTTGCCCGCATGCCCTGATGTATAGCCGTTGGCTTTCATCGCTCGTGCGAGCGTGAACGTGTCCTCCGGCATCCGACCGCTGTACCAAGGATCAATCATCCGCGAGCGACTATTACGCGGGGCCGGCGGACGCCCGCCCACCACGTGCGTCTTCTGGGCCCGGGCCGGATGGTTCCCACTCAATATGGCACAGCGAGACGGCGAACAGGTCGGTGCAGGCGAATAGGCCTGCCAGAACATTACACCTTTTTTTGCAAAGGCATCCAGATTCGGTGTGTCATAGGCCGATGGGGCGTCGACGTCATAGCACTTCAAGTCTTGCCAGCCTAGGTCGTCCGCCAGAATCAACACCACGTTGGGTTTGGGCTGAGCATAGAGCGACGAAGTGGACAACAGCACCACGCATAGACACTGTATTAGGTTTCTCATGTTTTTTCTTTAGGAAAGGTTCTTTAGAAGAATCGGTGGGGATGGTACTCGAAGAATGCTGCTTACGCCACTGGTTCGATTCACCTCGCCATGACCCGCCTCATTCTCCGTCAACTGAAATGAACATCGGCTCATTTCGATTTTTCAGATAGGTTCTCAGAGGCAGAATCCGCCGTCGACGCGGGTGGTTGATTCTCTACGATCAGCTTAATGACGGTGTCCACCGAGTCCCATGAATCACTGGCGTCGAGGGTTATCTTTACCTGGCTTGATGTCTGAGAAAAACCGCAAGCGTTGCCTGTCCGTAAGTTAACTGCAGAGCTGTATTCTCTACCGTCAGCTGGTGCATCAATGGTTAGAGTGGTTCCAGAAGGCGATTTCAATACGTGAAGATATTCATCGTTACCATCAGCTGATCGGGTTGCAATGCCCCAATCCAAATCGCTGATATTTGTTTTATCAGCTGTTGGCCATGAATCACTTGGGACTGTACTTTTAATCGACTCGCCCACGTCATCAATCATGGTTCCTAAACCTGTCATGCCGGATAGTATACCTTTATTCCAAGAAATAGTTTTCGTTGGGTAGGGACCAATTGCCCAAGCCACTCCACCACCTTCTTCGTTAACTCCAGCTTGCAGAACGGTGTACTTATACATCTGCTCACTTGTGTAACGAATCGTTCCTGGTTCAGCAGACCAACTTCTGTCGGAAACAAAAGAAACCGACCTCTCGTAGCCAGGCCAAGTTTCCTCATCGGATTTGTCCGCACCTGAATAACCACCTAGACCTTTGAAATTGGCGGCAACTGACTTGACCTCAACCGCACCGAAATCGGAACTCTCGTTAGCAAAGCCATTAGCTATTAGAACGGCATCCGGCATGATGGCTCTAACCGTTTCCCCTATACGTTTCGTATCGGTACAACCATAGATCAAACCTTTATCAAACCAGAAGCCTTTAAATTGTGTCTTATAGCGATCTGTAATTTCGGCGATCATCTCATTGATGAAGTTGTTGTAGATGGTTGTTTTCGTTTTCCTGTCAATATAACCAACCGCTGCTTGTTCTGCAGGAGAAAAGTTATGAGCCTCCGAAGGTTGAATATAAAAATAGACATCAATACCTTTCGCGTCACAGGCGTCTAATAATTCCTGCAATACGTCTCGCTGAGAGCTATGACCTTGCCCTCTCCACTGAGTCATCTTAGCACTGGGGTATAATGGATGCATCCTCAGATGCCATGCAGTGAAAATAAGATACTCTGGACTCATTTTAGCGATGTCGTCCACAAATCCTTGCACGTCAAAATTATCCGCCGCCCCATCGACATTCTTTTGTTTAGAGCCATCAGGATATGGTGTCATCGAACCATAAT
The Novipirellula aureliae DNA segment above includes these coding regions:
- a CDS encoding alpha-L-fucosidase — translated: MIEKSLRERTRYLFLLCGACALPLFHATAAVPNAVPTQRVNSCVVMDASEGKVEGSHYRWDFDLTIPGRYVVQLIGPVSNADGDAKVRVTVDGNSFSDSLKKVYMIEDGIVWQTTKAIDLKSGTHHLLVQSELGPTTVRLASEAYEKSRIHTSSNKYYEPWLKMHLSAEKQAALARHKQNRFGMFIHWGAYSVAGGSWKGTRIEQSRIAGPRVAEWLMFTFNISRAEYREFAKRFNPDKSFAENVAKLAKDTGMKYVVITAKHHDGFALFDSTCSDFDVVDACPYDGDLIKELYDACRAEGLDFGVYYSHGRDWADGADANYTNVKKNRDALGVPTRPNGKNLWDPSPNPYKDYLQNKAYPQVEELIKLMPELSLIWFDGEDLITEDQAFRFYKMIYDLNPNIIVNRRIGYDFGDYVDAGDNKTPDGSDLAAKHFETCGTGNHSWGYKAHDNNWRSSNQLLRNFVDIVSKGGNYLLNIGPDGEGRVQEPCVKNFQEMGDWVKTNSEAIFGTTRWTIFSEGVSKVQSDSSLSTEFWFSAKDDTVYAMSLAPAEGRVQIHALNESAGQVSQVRLLDGNQNLPWTQNAEALEIDFGSVATGPNGYAVAVTIK
- a CDS encoding arylsulfatase, which gives rise to MKTLLRLCVCVIVSVSVTAVSGAQPEKPNILLIMVDDMGWSDIGCYGGEIETPNIDSLAKGGVRFRRFFNNAKCGATRVSLLMGRSNVGASQRTYNNPTLGHVLKQVEYHTYASGKNHSTINLVDRGFDRYYGLRDGMSNHFNPGLQREGEPVPGSKEGKIRYWCDEELTFETTDPKYQHYFPQGFYSTDAFTSKGLEYLDQWKREETGTPFFLYLAYTAPHYPLQAWPKDIAKYKGTYDVGYQAIRQARYQKQVDMGLVDPEQCPLSPATHADWSAMNAKERSDQAALMEIHAAMIDRVDQRIGDVLDKLKSMGVFDKTLILFCSDNGAEKVGTRKVPENAGEVGTYLSIGSSWSNVANTPHRMSKLSAYNGGSRTPMILHWPNRIKNPGRFTDKFAHVSNVMPTFLEISDAEYPETFNGVSGREILGASFADVIDDQPIEHQDTIYMNRGGQSFIIDDGWKLVTEDGKNWSLYNLNKEETEITDLSQAEPERFNTLLAKYQAWKDSIK
- a CDS encoding sulfatase, producing MRNLIQCLCVVLLSTSSLYAQPKPNVVLILADDLGWQDLKCYDVDAPSAYDTPNLDAFAKKGVMFWQAYSPAPTCSPSRCAILSGNHPARAQKTHVVGGRPPAPRNSRSRMIDPWYSGRMPEDTFTLARAMKANGYTSGHAGKWHIAINHSAFPQPADVGFDYTRSTRGAHSSRGMDNRLSGFATTAKDDPYRLDANGFPYHQNNEDALTFLRENKDKPFFLYYCTWLVHSPIVTRNEALLKKYAERMGVEPQPQNDKSMIGQKNPFYGAMVESLDYYVGQVFQYLETTEDPRWPGHMLSENTYIIFASDNGGVKGYTDNTPLDRGKSSAKEGGTRVPMMIVGPGISAGVQSDVRVNGLDFYPTILSLTGSQRPEGKNLDGCDLAPLLLGDPKDPTMVKDTNGSVRDTTMWHFPHGNSLESTLIVGDYKLIRNYDHVNNDGTPELEVFQLYRTENGKRVRVDIEEANNLAAKMPEKAAAMNARLTEILTEMDASYPYYNPSNKTMPGQSSVCTVNSHKATGNSVEFVFTENGAKVVRADLLYTLNGGKTHEEWFRTTATLKDSTTASVELPAGTTHYYLNLVDENNFLVSYPEVGQNGAYSNQAIPAN
- a CDS encoding alpha-L-fucosidase codes for the protein MKTATPQTGQTQSDQSRKVVFGGRLMSVWFSLLVMPALGYGQDATSTTDNRDAYAHKSYGIFVHYGSMTPYPDGSKQKNVDGAADNFDVQGFVDDIAKMSPEYLIFTAWHLRMHPLYPSAKMTQWRGQGHSSQRDVLQELLDACDAKGIDVYFYIQPSEAHNFSPAEQAAVGYIDRKTKTTIYNNFINEMIAEITDRYKTQFKGFWFDKGLIYGCTDTKRIGETVRAIMPDAVLIANGFANESSDFGAVEVKSVAANFKGLGGYSGADKSDEETWPGYERSVSFVSDRSWSAEPGTIRYTSEQMYKYTVLQAGVNEEGGGVAWAIGPYPTKTISWNKGILSGMTGLGTMIDDVGESIKSTVPSDSWPTADKTNISDLDWGIATRSADGNDEYLHVLKSPSGTTLTIDAPADGREYSSAVNLRTGNACGFSQTSSQVKITLDASDSWDSVDTVIKLIVENQPPASTADSASENLSEKSK